A stretch of Ligilactobacillus faecis DNA encodes these proteins:
- a CDS encoding AmiS/UreI family transporter — translation MLGVILLYVGMVLMSNGLCRLTKINDKSVVVMNIFTGGLGLILNIIAISIGVAKNADPSWYYASATGLLFAFTYLYTAINTIYELDQRLYGWYSLFVAINSIPAGLLCFQGYGGNAWYGIIWWLWGILWLTGFIETVMKKNLGNFVGWLGVLEGIITAWIPGFMMLTGVWPK, via the coding sequence GTGTTAGGCGTGATCTTACTTTATGTTGGCATGGTCTTGATGAGTAATGGGCTTTGCCGACTAACAAAAATCAATGACAAATCGGTCGTTGTGATGAACATCTTTACTGGTGGATTAGGTTTGATCTTAAATATCATCGCGATCTCGATCGGTGTGGCTAAAAATGCAGATCCTAGCTGGTATTACGCAAGCGCAACAGGACTTTTGTTCGCATTTACATACCTTTATACGGCAATAAATACGATCTATGAGCTCGATCAACGTTTATATGGCTGGTATAGCTTATTTGTAGCTATCAACTCGATCCCAGCAGGATTGTTATGTTTCCAAGGTTACGGCGGTAACGCCTGGTATGGTATCATCTGGTGGCTATGGGGCATCCTTTGGTTGACAGGTTTTATCGAAACAGTTATGAAGAAAAATCTCGGCAATTTTGTCGGTTGGTTAGGCGTTTTAGAAGGGATCATCACAGCCTGGATCCCAGGCTTTATGATGTTGACTGGCGTTTGGCCTAAATAA
- the crcB gene encoding fluoride efflux transporter CrcB, with protein MTFWLGFGAAGLGAFFGGCLRSLFSDWFNKKTATFPYGTLAANLVGSFLIGIFAALVAQGSLSQLGNTLLAGGFCGGLTTFSTFSLETFKYFKQQKFAHGALYWCGSVVLCIVCVYLGLGLGRLF; from the coding sequence ATGACATTTTGGCTTGGCTTTGGGGCTGCTGGTCTAGGCGCTTTCTTTGGCGGCTGCTTACGAAGCTTGTTTTCAGATTGGTTCAACAAAAAAACAGCTACTTTTCCGTATGGAACTTTAGCTGCTAATTTAGTCGGCTCGTTTTTGATCGGGATCTTTGCCGCTTTAGTTGCCCAAGGATCTTTATCTCAACTTGGAAACACTTTACTAGCCGGTGGTTTTTGTGGCGGTTTAACGACTTTCTCAACTTTTTCACTTGAGACGTTTAAATATTTCAAACAACAAAAGTTTGCGCACGGGGCACTTTACTGGTGCGGTAGTGTAGTCTTATGTATCGTTTGTGTCTACTTAGGCCTAGGCTTAGGACGGCTATTTTAA
- a CDS encoding urease accessory protein UreD translates to MEKKYDGVIEMKFLPRNGRTIAQRLYHKGNSRISSVIPATEGQLPYYFLISTGGGFTEGEQYKVDIELEKDAHAVLTTQTPNYVYKCDNLKQTCQETTIRLAEGAFLEYYMDEVIPYKNAYYRQYMDIDLAKNASLILTDGLTSGWSPDEKRFQYRDVGMRTRIKVGGRLVYNDYLLCTPHEDQLDELGYFEGYTNFNSVVVIDEKIDADFVAQAREAIVEKAENVRFGISLLENNGAVLRILGFDGYMNRQIQNQFIEFYREHFKGYAPLQLRKNDRTYS, encoded by the coding sequence ATGGAAAAGAAGTACGATGGCGTGATCGAGATGAAATTTCTCCCACGAAATGGTCGAACGATCGCGCAAAGACTATATCATAAGGGAAATTCGCGGATCTCTTCTGTTATTCCAGCAACTGAAGGCCAGTTACCGTATTATTTCCTGATCTCAACTGGTGGTGGCTTTACTGAAGGTGAACAGTACAAAGTCGATATCGAACTAGAAAAAGATGCCCATGCTGTTTTAACGACTCAAACACCGAATTATGTCTATAAATGTGATAATTTAAAACAAACATGTCAGGAAACAACGATCAGATTAGCTGAAGGTGCCTTTTTGGAATACTATATGGACGAAGTGATTCCATATAAGAATGCTTATTACCGTCAATATATGGATATCGATCTAGCCAAAAATGCTTCTTTGATCTTAACAGACGGCTTAACTAGTGGTTGGTCACCAGATGAAAAACGTTTCCAATATCGTGATGTCGGAATGCGGACGCGCATCAAAGTTGGGGGCAGATTAGTGTATAATGATTATTTGTTATGTACTCCACATGAGGATCAACTAGATGAGCTAGGTTATTTTGAAGGATATACTAACTTTAATTCGGTCGTTGTGATCGATGAAAAGATCGATGCTGATTTTGTTGCTCAAGCACGCGAAGCGATCGTAGAAAAAGCAGAAAATGTTAGGTTTGGTATCTCCTTACTGGAAAATAATGGGGCAGTTTTACGGATCTTAGGTTTTGATGGTTATATGAATCGTCAGATCCAAAATCAGTTTATCGAATTTTACCGTGAACACTTCAAAGGTTATGCTCCATTACAATTACGGAAAAATGATCGAACTTATAGTTAA
- the ureC gene encoding urease subunit alpha — MSFKMDRKQYSQMFGPTVGDSVRLGDTNLFAAIEKDLTVHGQESKFGGGKVLRDGMGVNATEMRKDNPLVADTIISGATIIDYTGIIKADIGIRDGKILAIGKGGNPDNMDDIDFVVGASTEAISGEGLIVTAGGIDLHVHYLSPGLTHAALDNGITTLFGGGTGPADGSNSATCAPGAYHIHRMLQATDHMSVNLGVMAKGTGDVPETIGEQVEAGACAIKTHEDWGATAAGIDNSLKAADKYDVQFAVHTDSLNEGGFVDNTIDAFKGRTVHTFHTEGAGGGHAPDIMVVAGQKNVLPSSTNPTNPYTDNEIDELFDMVMVCHNLDPKVPEDVSFAESRVRKQTIAAEDVLHDMGALSIMTSDAMAMGRVGEVAMRCWQLADKMKAQRGPLEGDSEYNDNNRIKRYVAKYTINPAIVNGVSDYIGSVEVGKFADLVIWTPEKFGTKPKMVLKCGMITYGIMGDASSSLPTPEPRMMRDLYGAEGKAVGATNITFVSKYAYDHGIKEELGLDKIVLPVHNTRNLTKRDMKLNNYVPSTIEVDPHTFDVTIDGKLITCDPIKTASLAQRYYLF; from the coding sequence ATGAGTTTCAAAATGGACAGAAAACAATATTCCCAAATGTTTGGTCCAACTGTAGGCGACAGTGTTCGTTTAGGTGATACGAACTTGTTTGCTGCGATCGAAAAAGACTTGACTGTTCACGGTCAAGAAAGCAAATTTGGTGGCGGTAAAGTTTTACGTGACGGCATGGGAGTAAACGCAACTGAAATGCGGAAAGATAATCCCCTTGTTGCTGATACGATCATTTCAGGAGCAACGATCATCGATTATACGGGGATCATTAAAGCTGATATCGGTATTCGTGATGGCAAGATCCTAGCGATCGGTAAAGGTGGTAACCCAGATAATATGGATGACATCGACTTTGTTGTCGGTGCAAGTACTGAAGCGATCTCCGGTGAAGGATTGATCGTTACTGCTGGTGGGATCGATCTACACGTTCACTACTTATCGCCTGGTTTGACTCACGCAGCTTTAGACAACGGGATCACGACGCTCTTTGGTGGTGGTACTGGTCCAGCTGATGGCTCTAACTCAGCGACATGTGCTCCCGGTGCTTACCACATTCACCGGATGTTACAAGCGACAGATCATATGTCAGTCAACTTAGGGGTCATGGCTAAAGGTACTGGTGATGTTCCTGAAACGATCGGTGAACAGGTCGAAGCTGGGGCTTGTGCGATCAAGACTCACGAAGACTGGGGTGCTACAGCTGCTGGGATCGATAATTCCTTGAAAGCTGCTGATAAATACGATGTACAATTTGCCGTACATACCGATTCATTGAACGAAGGTGGCTTTGTCGATAATACGATCGATGCCTTCAAAGGTCGGACAGTGCACACCTTCCACACTGAAGGTGCTGGTGGTGGACATGCGCCGGACATCATGGTCGTTGCAGGTCAAAAGAATGTTTTGCCTTCTTCAACTAACCCAACTAACCCATATACAGATAATGAGATCGATGAATTATTTGATATGGTCATGGTTTGTCACAACCTTGACCCTAAAGTTCCTGAAGATGTTTCGTTTGCTGAATCACGTGTTCGTAAACAAACGATCGCAGCTGAAGACGTTTTACATGATATGGGTGCTTTGAGTATCATGACTTCTGATGCGATGGCTATGGGGCGTGTTGGTGAAGTTGCTATGCGTTGTTGGCAATTAGCTGACAAGATGAAGGCTCAACGTGGCCCACTTGAAGGCGATAGTGAATACAACGATAATAATCGGATCAAGCGTTACGTGGCTAAATACACGATCAACCCTGCGATCGTCAACGGTGTTTCAGATTACATCGGTTCTGTTGAAGTTGGTAAATTTGCTGACTTAGTTATTTGGACACCTGAAAAATTTGGGACAAAGCCTAAGATGGTCTTAAAATGTGGGATGATCACATACGGTATCATGGGGGATGCAAGCTCAAGTTTGCCAACACCTGAACCACGGATGATGCGCGATCTTTATGGTGCTGAAGGTAAAGCTGTCGGTGCAACAAATATTACTTTTGTTTCAAAATATGCTTATGACCATGGTATCAAAGAAGAACTTGGCTTAGACAAGATCGTTTTACCAGTGCATAACACTCGTAATTTGACAAAACGTGATATGAAGTTGAATAACTATGTGCCAAGTACGATCGAAGTTGATCCACATACATTCGATGTTACGATCGACGGTAAATTGATCACTTGTGATCCGATCAAGACAGCTTCCTTAGCACAACGTTACTACCTCTTCTAA
- a CDS encoding helix-turn-helix domain-containing protein, translating into MELHLKNNHLSKTELCTCLKITAPTLTQLIEHINSFDPHILTVTRHEVILELPYKSSTITNLNHTLLATSPKFQLLDTYFKHSYLTREEAAQQLNISLTSINKLVGECNTLLKEFKLELKQNMVRGLGIQYFYFYYNFYWNNPHIGNGLDNIVLSDHGFKDFAFTKLNCDLNIIQVQQISLWLSLLSAKHELLQKYFVHEERPENFYAIRETPLFQMLLTYFKQNWTYLNVSIIEYYSYLTFIFLNIHNVIYYPITEINSLFVGSECQQLLEQVTTILTNSYSFNDNFISLRSSLYFTINKLLLLDGYYYAYDVLVLKNSARKTQPFEEKVIQEILQIPVSLGFKLPAYKLTAIRDNLRMMIYPYKNLKRQALQIGVISQLPIATRYAYITGMQNILNKDHNVVVSDFVAHHHYDLIISDFELTEPQQFHTPILTLDDLNIQSNLTLLEKTIAKLESESYQPLILQ; encoded by the coding sequence ATGGAACTACACCTTAAAAATAACCATCTTTCAAAGACCGAACTCTGTACATGTTTGAAGATCACTGCTCCAACTTTAACGCAACTGATCGAGCATATCAATAGCTTTGATCCTCATATTTTAACAGTGACTCGTCACGAAGTCATTTTAGAGTTACCGTATAAAAGTTCAACGATCACAAACTTGAACCATACATTACTAGCAACATCACCTAAATTTCAGTTACTTGATACTTATTTCAAACATTCTTACTTAACGCGAGAAGAAGCCGCGCAACAGTTGAATATCAGCTTGACTTCGATCAACAAATTAGTAGGCGAATGCAATACTTTATTAAAAGAGTTCAAACTTGAACTCAAGCAAAATATGGTACGTGGTTTAGGGATCCAATATTTCTATTTTTATTACAACTTTTATTGGAATAATCCTCATATCGGGAACGGTCTAGACAATATCGTGCTCTCTGACCATGGGTTCAAAGACTTCGCATTCACTAAACTCAACTGTGACTTAAATATTATTCAAGTCCAGCAGATCAGTCTTTGGCTCTCATTACTCAGTGCTAAACATGAATTGCTTCAAAAATATTTTGTACATGAAGAGCGTCCAGAAAATTTTTATGCGATCCGCGAAACTCCTCTTTTTCAGATGCTATTGACGTATTTCAAACAAAACTGGACTTATTTGAACGTTTCCATCATTGAATACTATAGTTATTTGACCTTTATTTTTCTAAATATCCACAACGTGATCTACTATCCGATCACAGAGATCAACTCGCTTTTTGTTGGTTCTGAATGCCAACAACTTTTAGAACAAGTAACGACGATCTTGACTAATAGCTACAGTTTCAATGATAACTTTATCTCTTTACGAAGTAGTTTATATTTTACGATCAATAAACTTCTCTTATTAGACGGTTACTATTATGCTTACGACGTACTAGTCTTAAAAAACAGTGCCCGTAAAACACAGCCTTTTGAAGAAAAAGTTATCCAAGAGATCCTTCAGATCCCAGTCTCCTTAGGTTTCAAACTTCCTGCCTATAAATTGACTGCCATTAGAGACAATTTACGCATGATGATCTATCCGTATAAAAATTTGAAACGTCAAGCGCTTCAGATCGGCGTGATCTCACAACTACCGATCGCAACTCGGTATGCTTACATCACAGGCATGCAAAATATTTTGAATAAGGATCATAACGTTGTTGTCAGTGATTTTGTCGCCCACCATCACTATGACTTGATCATTTCTGACTTTGAACTGACAGAACCACAGCAATTTCATACTCCGATCTTGACTTTAGATGATCTCAATATCCAAAGTAATCTCACTTTATTAGAAAAAACGATCGCTAAGCTTGAAAGTGAAAGCTATCAACCGCTTATATTGCAATAA
- the bsh gene encoding choloylglycine hydrolase, whose translation MCTAVSFLSKEHYLGRNFDLDISYGEKAVITPRNYPFKMRKLQDLTEHYALIGIAAIFDDVPLYYDAVNEYGLSMAGLNFEGNAVYLEEVPEKLNVTPFEFIPYILGQCKTVAEAKALLEKINLVNIPFSEQLPLSPLHWIVADKEQTLVVEPLASGLKLSDDPVGVLTNNPTFDKQLLTLSKYRGLSAKTPENTFAPAVDLPVYSRGMGTFGLPGDLTSSSRFARAVFTKAHSICEPTEMSSVSQCFHILNSVEQVKGCCELEEGHFEHTIYSVCYNTAKGLLYYSTYDNRQLTALDLHKVDLDGSEPNVYPLLTEQNVHYQN comes from the coding sequence ATGTGTACAGCAGTATCTTTTTTATCAAAAGAACATTATCTCGGGCGAAACTTTGACCTTGACATTTCCTACGGCGAAAAGGCAGTCATCACCCCCCGCAACTATCCTTTTAAAATGAGAAAGCTTCAGGATCTAACTGAACACTATGCGTTGATCGGGATCGCTGCGATCTTTGATGATGTTCCGCTCTATTATGATGCCGTCAATGAATATGGCCTTTCTATGGCAGGCTTGAATTTTGAAGGAAATGCTGTCTACTTGGAAGAAGTGCCAGAAAAACTGAATGTGACACCTTTTGAATTTATTCCGTATATTTTAGGACAATGCAAGACTGTTGCGGAAGCTAAAGCATTGCTCGAAAAGATCAACTTGGTCAACATTCCTTTCAGTGAGCAATTGCCGTTATCGCCATTACATTGGATCGTAGCTGATAAAGAACAAACACTAGTTGTTGAACCTTTGGCTTCAGGACTAAAGCTCTCTGATGATCCAGTTGGTGTTTTAACAAACAATCCGACTTTTGACAAACAGTTGCTGACTTTGAGCAAATATCGTGGTCTTTCAGCTAAGACTCCTGAAAATACCTTTGCGCCAGCTGTCGACTTACCTGTTTATAGTCGTGGGATGGGGACATTTGGGCTTCCTGGTGATCTAACATCTTCTTCGCGTTTTGCGCGGGCTGTTTTCACTAAAGCACACTCGATTTGTGAACCAACGGAAATGAGCAGTGTGAGTCAATGTTTCCATATTTTAAATTCCGTTGAGCAAGTCAAAGGTTGTTGTGAATTAGAAGAAGGACATTTCGAACATACGATCTATTCGGTCTGCTACAACACAGCTAAGGGTCTCCTTTATTATTCGACTTATGATAATCGGCAATTGACTGCGCTTGATCTTCACAAAGTAGATCTTGATGGCTCAGAACCAAACGTTTATCCATTGTTAACAGAACAAAATGTCCACTATCAAAATTAA
- a CDS encoding urease subunit gamma, protein MQLTEREREKMIISLAGMIAQNRKNNGIKLNHPESVALITSFVLEGARAGKTVSQLMDEGRQVLTREDVMEGVPEMIPMIQVEATFTDGTKLVTIHDPIQ, encoded by the coding sequence ATGCAATTAACAGAGCGTGAACGTGAAAAGATGATCATCAGTTTAGCTGGCATGATCGCTCAAAACAGAAAGAATAACGGGATCAAATTGAACCATCCTGAAAGTGTGGCTTTGATCACAAGTTTTGTGTTAGAAGGTGCTCGTGCGGGCAAGACGGTTTCTCAATTGATGGATGAAGGTCGTCAAGTTTTGACTCGTGAAGATGTCATGGAAGGTGTTCCTGAGATGATCCCAATGATCCAAGTTGAAGCGACCTTCACTGACGGAACAAAATTAGTTACGATCCACGATCCGATCCAATAA
- a CDS encoding urease subunit beta, which produces MVPGEYKLADEPVLCNEGYDAIKVEVKNIGDRAVQVGSHFHFYEANERGLQFDRDKAWGKRLDIPAGTAVRFEPGEKRTVSLIDMGGKRRVFGFNDKVDGYLDNDNRGLDHKLS; this is translated from the coding sequence ATGGTTCCAGGAGAATATAAATTAGCTGACGAACCCGTATTATGTAACGAAGGCTACGATGCGATCAAAGTTGAAGTAAAAAATATTGGTGACCGTGCTGTGCAAGTCGGTTCTCACTTCCACTTCTATGAAGCTAATGAACGTGGTCTACAATTTGATCGCGACAAGGCATGGGGTAAGCGCCTTGACATCCCGGCTGGGACAGCTGTTCGTTTTGAACCTGGTGAAAAACGGACTGTGTCTTTGATCGATATGGGTGGTAAACGTCGTGTCTTTGGTTTCAATGATAAAGTCGACGGCTACTTAGATAATGACAATCGTGGCCTTGACCACAAGTTAAGCTAA
- the ureG gene encoding urease accessory protein UreG, with product MKKAVKIGVGGPVGSGKTMLIERLTRAMQDDYNMAVITNDIYTKEDAEFMVKNSVLGEDRIIGVETGGCPHTAIREDASMNLAAIDELEERFNNELDIIFVESGGDNLAATFSPELVDFSIYIIDVAEGEKIPRKAGQGMIKSDLFIINKIDLAPYVGADLERMKSDSEMFRNDGTFLFTNLKKDEGLQSVIAWIKKNCLLEDLEDKEN from the coding sequence ATGAAAAAAGCAGTTAAAATCGGTGTTGGTGGACCAGTTGGTTCAGGAAAGACGATGTTGATCGAACGGTTGACACGTGCGATGCAAGATGACTACAATATGGCCGTCATCACAAATGATATCTATACCAAAGAAGATGCTGAGTTTATGGTAAAAAATTCGGTCTTAGGTGAAGACCGGATCATCGGGGTCGAGACAGGTGGCTGCCCACACACAGCGATCCGTGAAGATGCTTCGATGAACTTAGCCGCGATCGATGAATTAGAAGAGCGTTTCAACAACGAACTTGATATCATCTTTGTTGAAAGTGGTGGCGATAACTTGGCTGCAACTTTTAGTCCAGAGTTAGTTGATTTTTCGATCTACATCATCGATGTGGCCGAAGGTGAAAAGATCCCTCGGAAAGCTGGTCAAGGGATGATCAAATCCGACCTCTTTATCATCAACAAAATCGACTTAGCACCATATGTTGGGGCAGATCTTGAACGGATGAAGAGCGATTCAGAGATGTTTAGAAATGACGGGACTTTCTTATTTACCAACTTGAAAAAAGATGAAGGTCTTCAAAGTGTGATCGCTTGGATCAAAAAGAATTGTTTACTAGAAGATTTAGAAGATAAGGAAAACTAA
- a CDS encoding urease accessory protein UreF yields the protein MENKHKLQTLLDHLEVFQICDSTFPIGTFNHSFGMENYLHDRRIKKAPEFQTWFENYFKSQFKYGEGLLTVLCWRALEKDELEKLWEYDDIITNSTLALETRNGQKLIAKQMLALIKRMYGTIKPLDTYEARIKAGESAGSPAIVFTIFAKHQKLSLMDTFMMYGYSIGSTMVQNAVRAIPLGQRDGQVVLHDVIALLGDLYPVVKKLDEAYLGANVPGLELAQIKHETQGSRLFMS from the coding sequence ATGGAAAATAAGCACAAATTGCAGACACTTTTAGATCATCTTGAAGTTTTCCAGATCTGTGATTCAACTTTTCCGATCGGAACATTCAATCATTCGTTTGGGATGGAAAACTATCTTCATGACCGTCGGATCAAAAAAGCACCTGAATTTCAAACATGGTTCGAAAATTATTTCAAATCACAGTTCAAATACGGTGAAGGTCTTTTGACCGTTCTTTGTTGGCGGGCTTTAGAAAAAGATGAGCTTGAAAAATTATGGGAATATGATGACATTATTACAAATTCGACATTAGCACTTGAAACGCGTAATGGTCAAAAGTTGATCGCAAAGCAGATGTTAGCTTTGATCAAACGGATGTATGGGACGATCAAACCGCTTGATACTTATGAAGCTCGGATCAAGGCAGGCGAATCAGCTGGGAGTCCGGCGATCGTCTTTACGATCTTTGCTAAACATCAAAAATTATCTTTAATGGATACTTTTATGATGTATGGCTATAGTATCGGTTCAACGATGGTCCAAAATGCAGTTCGGGCGATCCCGTTAGGTCAACGTGACGGGCAAGTCGTTTTGCATGATGTGATCGCGCTTTTAGGTGATCTTTATCCAGTGGTCAAAAAGCTTGATGAAGCCTATTTAGGGGCTAATGTTCCGGGACTTGAATTAGCTCAGATCAAACATGAAACACAAGGCTCAAGATTATTTATGTCGTAG
- a CDS encoding GntR family transcriptional regulator yields the protein MEPKYKQILETVKHRILVGDYPAGSLIPDQNALAKEFKTSRMTVKKALDILAIEGYIYAQRGAGTFVRKNALAQRDALPVDEYGGLSQQLGDRKVVSRPIVFDVKFPSEEVRERLELQKNEPVYEILRLRLVDDKPYALEHTFMPIELIPGLSEHELLNSIYAYLNEALHLQIGSAFRKITAEKATANDIKYLGSAEHDPILQVEQVVYLQDGRPFEYSFSRHPYNGEHAYTILDRKK from the coding sequence ATGGAACCAAAGTATAAACAGATCTTAGAAACTGTTAAGCATCGGATCTTAGTTGGGGATTATCCGGCTGGAAGTTTGATCCCAGATCAAAATGCTTTAGCTAAAGAATTTAAAACAAGTCGCATGACTGTAAAAAAAGCATTAGATATTTTGGCGATCGAAGGTTATATTTATGCGCAACGGGGGGCCGGAACTTTTGTACGGAAAAATGCTTTAGCGCAGCGTGATGCTCTCCCCGTTGATGAGTATGGAGGACTTAGTCAACAACTAGGCGATCGAAAAGTTGTGAGCCGACCGATCGTTTTTGATGTAAAATTTCCTTCAGAAGAAGTCAGAGAACGGCTCGAATTGCAAAAAAATGAACCAGTTTATGAGATCTTACGTTTGCGACTTGTCGATGATAAACCATATGCGCTCGAGCATACTTTTATGCCGATCGAGCTGATCCCAGGGTTAAGTGAGCATGAACTATTGAATTCGATCTATGCGTATTTGAATGAAGCGCTTCATCTTCAGATCGGAAGTGCTTTTCGCAAGATCACAGCAGAAAAAGCGACTGCTAACGATATCAAATATCTCGGATCAGCCGAACATGATCCGATCTTACAAGTTGAACAAGTCGTTTATTTACAAGACGGACGCCCCTTTGAATATTCTTTTAGTCGCCATCCGTATAATGGCGAACATGCCTATACGATCTTAGACCGAAAAAAATAA
- a CDS encoding urease accessory protein UreE, which produces MILTKVFANVDEINDLELYHIETCLVKSDDLTKRILRVTSDHGNDYGIRLDDDSEGLENGSAFKIGPKRLVVLSVLPDEVIKIVPEDIDDMGVLAHLLGNLHKPVQVENGQITLLFDPVVVKTLDQRQTKYTVEKAQLTEPLRYVDLTNGK; this is translated from the coding sequence ATGATTTTAACAAAAGTGTTTGCAAATGTTGATGAGATCAATGATCTAGAACTTTATCATATCGAAACTTGTCTCGTTAAGAGTGATGATCTAACTAAGCGGATCTTACGTGTGACTTCCGATCATGGCAACGATTATGGGATTCGTTTAGATGATGACAGCGAAGGACTTGAAAATGGTTCCGCCTTTAAGATCGGACCAAAGCGTTTAGTTGTTTTGAGCGTTTTACCAGATGAAGTTATCAAGATCGTACCAGAGGATATCGATGATATGGGCGTTTTAGCGCACTTGCTCGGTAACTTGCATAAACCAGTCCAAGTTGAAAATGGTCAGATCACTTTGCTTTTTGATCCCGTTGTGGTCAAGACTTTAGATCAACGTCAAACAAAATATACGGTAGAAAAGGCGCAATTGACTGAACCTTTGCGTTATGTGGATTTAACAAATGGAAAATAA
- a CDS encoding fluoride efflux transporter FluC, whose product MKKSTELWLVGIGCFFGGALRYVCETLIGPSVSEAFAILVVNVCGCFLIGLISAGLFKKNLSAEFGKLTSTGFCGGLTTFSSFADGIVDLFDATHILVGLGYIAANMLLGLLAVYLGLKVVLRTDLSDFAK is encoded by the coding sequence ATGAAAAAATCGACAGAATTATGGTTAGTTGGGATCGGTTGTTTCTTTGGGGGTGCTTTGCGGTATGTCTGTGAAACTTTGATCGGTCCTAGTGTTTCAGAAGCATTTGCGATCTTAGTCGTTAATGTTTGTGGTTGTTTTTTGATCGGCTTGATCAGTGCTGGTCTATTCAAGAAAAATTTATCGGCTGAATTTGGTAAATTGACCTCAACCGGCTTTTGTGGTGGGTTGACGACTTTTTCATCGTTTGCAGATGGGATCGTTGATCTATTTGATGCCACACATATTTTAGTCGGGTTAGGCTATATCGCAGCTAATATGCTTTTAGGTCTATTAGCGGTCTACTTAGGGTTAAAGGTCGTTTTACGTACTGATTTAAGTGATTTTGCTAAATAA